A single region of the Lacerta agilis isolate rLacAgi1 chromosome 9, rLacAgi1.pri, whole genome shotgun sequence genome encodes:
- the QDPR gene encoding dihydropteridine reductase, with translation MAAAEARRVLVYGGRGALGSQCVRYFRGKNWWVASIDLGENDEASANVVVKMSDSFVEQADQVTEDVGKLLGEEKVDAILCVAGGWAGGSAKAKSLYKNTDLMWKQSVWTSTISSHLATKHLKEGGLLTLTGAKAALAGTPGMIGYGMAKGAVHQLCQSLSGTNSGLPPGSAAVAILPVTLDTPMNRKSMPDADVSSWTPLDFIAETFYDWVTGKNRPCSGSLIQVVTTGGKTELSASHL, from the exons ATGGCGGCGGCGGAAGCGCGCCGGGTCCTCGTGTATGGCGGCCGGGGCGCCCTGGGCTCCCAGTGCGTGCGCTACTTCCGAGGGAAGAACTGG tggGTGGCCAGCATTGACTTGGGAGAAAACGATGAAGCGAGTGCCAATGTTGTTGTGAAAATGAGCGATTCCTTCGTTGAACAAGCAGATCAG gtgaCAGAAGATGTTGGAAAACTCCTGGGCGAAGAAAAAGTCGATGCTATACTTTGTGTCGCCGGTGGATGGGCTGGAGGCAGTGCAAAAGCAAAAT CTTTATACAAAAATACTGACCTGATGTGGAAACAAAGTGTTTGGACGTCAACGATCTCTAGCCATTTGGCCACCAAGCACCTGAAGGAAGGGGGCTTGTTGACCCTAACAGGGGCCAAAGCAGCATTAGCTGGAACTCCAG gaatgatAGGTTATGGCATGGCCAAAGGAGCAGTCCACCAGCTTTGCCAGAGCCTCTCGGGTACAAACAGTGGGTTGCCACCGGGGTCTGCTGCAGTTGCCATTCTCCC GGTTACCTTGGATACTCCAATGAACAGGAAATCTATGCCTGATGCGGATGTCAGCTCCTGGACACCGTTAGATTTCATTGCCGA AACCTTTTATGACTGGGTCACTGGGAAAAACCGTCCATGTTCTGGGAGTCTGATCCAGGTAGTAACCACAGGAGGAAAGACGGAGCTGTCTGCTTCTCATCTCTGA